The Streptomyces sp. NBC_01439 genome contains the following window.
GCCGCAGCACGGAGCTCCCGTCCGCCGAGACCCATAGGTCGAGGTCCAGGTCCTCCACGAGGATCTCCCCGCTCTGCACCAGAGCCGGGCGCGTGACGTCGCAGTACCAGCCCTTGAGGTCACCGCCAGCGGTCCACACCTCCTTGACCGCGTACCAGCGGGTCCGCCAGAAGTGCTCGACGAACACGTCGCCCGGCTCGAAGCGCACGAAGCCGAAGTCCCGTACGCCCTCCGCCGCCCAGGGGGCGCGCACCGAGATCCGGTCGCCGTCGTCGGCGACCTGCGCCGCCGGGTAGCGGATCTTGGTCCGTCCGGCCTTGGTCAGGACGACGGTCAGCTGTGCGGTCACGGGGTCTCCAGCTTCTTCGTGTAGCGCGTCTCGGTCGCGCAGATCTCGTAGCCGAACCAATCGTTGATGGCGAGCATCGGGTCGTTGCCCGCGTCGTTGCCGGTGAATGCCTCGGTGTACCCGGCCGCGCGGGCCCGGTGCAGGGAGGCCGTCTTGGCGAGCTTGGCCAGCCCCCGGCCGCGGAAGGCGCGCAGGGTGCCGGTCATCGCCGAGGCGTAGCGGGTGGCGCCGTCGGTCTGCGCCGCGGTGAAGGAGGCCACGACGCCGTCGACCAGGGCGACGGTGGTCAACTCCTTGTCGAGGGTCGGGCTGTT
Protein-coding sequences here:
- a CDS encoding DUF402 domain-containing protein — translated: MTAQLTVVLTKAGRTKIRYPAAQVADDGDRISVRAPWAAEGVRDFGFVRFEPGDVFVEHFWRTRWYAVKEVWTAGGDLKGWYCDVTRPALVQSGEILVEDLDLDLWVSADGSSVLRLDEDEFAESGLAESDPEAAAQAVRALDALDDQARSAAGLSALLP